A genomic region of Paramormyrops kingsleyae isolate MSU_618 chromosome 19, PKINGS_0.4, whole genome shotgun sequence contains the following coding sequences:
- the plg gene encoding plasminogen isoform X1: protein MEGGKIYSDMKREYRAETALECAQKCNEERDFTCRSFLYIEKDEKCTTVSTNSKMETVQRDFITVMYEKKEYLAECKNGFGSNYRGLISKTMSGKTCQRWDLNHPHKTGISPLTHPKSNLEYNFCRNPDGDSNGPWCYTTDPDTRWEHCNIRDCSVSIVVTGPEECMHCGGDDYQGRTSTTENGYTCQRWDSQTPHSHGYFPELLPEKHLEENHCRNPDGEIQPWCFTTSPFKRWDYCAIPRCANAPPTTVEERMCVTGDGRDYRGTVSVTKSGRTCQMWDSQMPHKHSTTEYYPCKGLTLNYCRNPNNERMPWCYTTDPDTRWEYCKVPSCGDVPSPTDVPVLRPVKPNVHPVTDCYKDNGMSYRGITSETIGGRQCQDWSATSPHFHKKTPGNYPNADLTRNFCRNPDGDIAPWCYTTDPSVRWEYCKVEQCRELPVEETALKPREPNPEVGEVSASVLEAYIKTEGAWIFSLVKNEYSVKTALDCALKCSDESDFTCRSFMYIEKDQECITLPVNSKMELILRRMNIVLYERREYMAECKNGIGSDYRGTISKTLSGKTCQKWESNYPQKPNITPTTHPNSNLEYNFCRNPDGDSNGPWCYTTDPEKRWEHCNIQDCSEECMHCSGEDYRGKTSTTENGYTCQRWDSQKPNAHGYIPEVIPEKFLEENYCRNPDGEPRPWCFTTSPAKRWDYCAIARCGTAPPKIVEELTCATGDGTAYRGNVAVTESGKTCQMWDSQTPHKHSRTPENYPCKGLTLNHCRNPDNERMPWCYTTDPDSRWEYCKVPSCGDVPSPIEPVIAPESDCYEGNGTSYRGVTSETISGKKCQFWTSMQPHTHKKTPQSYPNADLRRNYCRNPDGDRAPWCYTTDPTVRWEFCKVQKCEEKPVVVVQEFGANVPQMPQPTEANQRLPAAEEGCKDGNGQSYRGPASATIMGVTCQAWSSMTPHQHASFTPESHPDKGLESNQCRNPDSDVNGPWCYTTDPNKKWDYCSIPDCASEKCGQPKVKPRRCFGRIVGGCKSTPHSWPWQISLRTSTGLHFCGGTLIKPQWVVTAAHCLERSKNPGAYKVYLGIHTERATEPSKQVLNLEKLILGPVGTDIALLKLERPAIINDQVQTVCLPEKDYIVPSNTECYVTGWGETQDTGGEGILKETGFPVIENKVCNRPAYLAGRVKDHEMCAGNIEGGTDSCQGDSGGPLVCYSKDSFVLQGVTSWGLGCANPMKPGVYTRVSKFVTWIEDTIKRN from the exons ATGGAGGGCGGTAAGATTTACTCTGATATGAAAAGAGAGTACCGTGCAGAGACAGCCCTTGAATGTGCACAAAAGTGCAATGAGGAACGCGATTTTACTTGCAG GTCCTTTTTGTACATTGAGAAGGATGAGAAATGTACAACAGTATCAACAAACTCAAAAATGGAAACGGTGCAGCGTGACTTTATCACAGTGATGTACGAAAAGAAAG AGTATTTGGCTGAGTGCAAAAATGGCTTCGGATCAAATTACAGAGGGTTGATTTCCAAAACAATGTCTGGCAAGACGTGCCAGAGATGGGATTTGAATCACCCGCATAAAACAGG CATTTCACCATTAACACACCCAAAATCCAACCTGGAGTACAACTTCTGCAGAAACCCCGATGGAGACAGTAATGGTCCTTGGTGCTACACGACGGACCCAGACACACGTTGGGAACACTGCAACATCAGGGACTGCAGTG TTAGCATTGTTGTGACTGGCCCAGAGGAATGCATGCACTGCGGGGGAGATGATTATCAAGGGAGAACCTCGACGACTGAGAACGGCTATACCTGCCAGCGCTGGGATTCCCAGACGCCTCACTCTCATGGATACTTCCCTGAACT GCTACCAGAGAAGCACCTGGAGGAGAATCACTGCAGGAACCCAGATGGTGAAATCCAGCCTTGGTGTTTCACCACCAGCCCCTTCAAGCGCTGGGACTACTGTGCCATCCCTCGCTGTG CCAATGCCCCGCCCACTACAGTAGAGGAGCGCATGTGTGTCACGGGAGACGGACGTGACTACAGAGGCACTGTTTCTGTCACAAAGTCTGGGAGGACGTGCCAGATGTGGGACAGCCAGATGCCACACAAGCATTCCACAACAGAGTACTACCCCTGCAA GGGTCTTACATTGAACTACTGCAGAAACCCCAACAACGAGAGAATGCCGTGGTGCTACACCACAGACCCGGATACCCGGTGGGAGTACTGCAAGGTCCCCAGCTGCGGAGATGTGCCCAGCCCAA CTGATGTACCGGTACTGCGGCCAGTCAAACCCAACGTCCATCCAGTGACAGACTGCTACAAGGACAACGGGATGTCTTATCGCGGCATCACATCGGAGACGATTGGCGGAAGGCAGTGCCAGGATTGGAGTGCTACTTCCCCTCACTTTCACAAGAAGACACCGGGGAATTACCCAAACGC AGACTTGACGAGAAACTTCTGCCGGAATCCCGACGGTGACATCGCCCCCTGGTGCTACACCACCGACCCCTCTGTGAGGTGGGAGTACTGCAAGGTGGAGCAGTGTCGGGAACTGCCGGTGGAGGAGACAGCTCTGAAGCCACGAGAGCCAAACCCAGAGGTGGGTGAAG TGTCTGCCAGTGTTTTAGAGGCATACATCAAGACAGAGGGGGCCTGGATTTTTTCACTGGTGAAAAATGAATATTCTGTAAAAACAGCTCTTGACTGTGCACTGAAGTGTAGTGATGAATCAGACTTTACTTGTAG GTCATTTATGTATATTGAGAAGGACCAAGAGTGTATAACACTGCCCGTAAATTCCAAAATGGAACTCATTTTGCGCAGAATGAACATAGTGTTATACGAAAGGAGAG AATATATGGCTGAGTGCAAAAATGGCATCGGATCAGATTACAGAGGGACGATTTCCAAAACACTGTCTGGAAAAACTTGCCAGAAATGGGAGTCGAATTACCCACAAAAGCCCAA TATTACACCGACAACACACCCAAACTCCAACCTGGAGTACAACTTCTGCAGAAACCCTGACGGAGACAGTAATGGTCCTTGGTGCTACACGACGGACCCAGAAAAACGCTGGGAACACTGCAACATTCAGGACTGCAGTG AGGAATGCATGCACTGCAGTGGAGAGGATTACAGAGGGAAGACCTCTACAACTGAGAATGGCTATACCTGCCAACGCTGGGACTCCCAGAAGCCCAATGCTCACGGATACATTCCTGAAGT CATACCGGAGAAGTTCTTGGAGGAGAATTACTGCAGGAACCCAGATGGAGAGCCCCGCCCCTGGTGTTTCACCACCAGCCCCGCCAAGCGCTGGGACTACTGCGCCATCGCTCGCTGCG GCACTGCTCCACCCAAAATAGTAGAGGAGCTCACCTGTGCCACAGGAGACGGAACTGCCTACAGGGGAAACGTCGCTGTGACTGAGTCCGGGAAAACCTGCCAGATGTGGGACAGTCAGACACCCCACAAGCATTCCAGGACCCCGGAGAACTACCCCTGCAA GGGCCTTACACTGAACCACTGCAGAAACCCTGACAACGAGAGAATGCCGTGGTGCTACACCACAGACCCGGATAGCCGGTGGGAGTACTGCAAGGTCCCCAGCTGTGGAGATGTGCCCAGCCCAA TTGAGCCGGTCATCGCCCCGGAGTCAGACTGTTACGAGGGCAATGGGACTTCCTACCGCGGAGTCACGTCTGAGACCATCAGTGGGAAGAAATGCCAGTTCTGGACCTCCATGCAACCCCATACCCACAAAAAGACCCCGCAGAGCTACCCGAATGC GGACCTGAGGAGAAACTACTGTCGCAACCCAGATGGGGATCGCGCCCCCTGGTGTTACACCACCGACCCCACTGTGAGGTGGGAGTTCTGCAAGGTGCAGAAGTGTGAAGAGAAGCCCGTAGTGGTCGTGCAGGAGTTCGGAGCAAATGTACCCCAAATGCCACAGCCCACCGAGGCTAACCAGAGATTGCCGGCGGCTGAGGAAG GCTGTAAGGATGGCAATGGACAAAGTTATAGGGGCCCCGCATCTGCCACCATAATGGGAGTGACATGCCAAGCCTGGAGTTCTATGACCCCCCATCAGCACGCAAGCTTCACCCCAGAGTCACACCCAGACAAAGGCCTAGAATCCAAT CAATGCAGAAACCCCGATAGTGATGTCAATGGACCTTGGTGCTACACGACGGACCCAAACAAAAAGTGGGATTACTGCAGCATTCCAGATTGTG CTAGCGAAAAATGCGGACAACCGAAGGTGAAACCAAGAAGGTGCTTCGGCCGAATCGTCGGCGGCTGCAAGTCCACGCCCCACTCCTGGCCCTGGCAAATCAGCCTCCGCACCAG CACCGGCCTGCATTTCTGTGGAGGAACCCTCATCAAACCTCAGTGGGTCGTTACGGCTGCTCACTGCCTGGAACG GTCAAAGAATCCCGGTGCCTACAAAGTGTACCTTGGAATCCACACAGAAAGAGCAACAGAGCCTTCCAAGCAGGTGCTAAACCTGGAGAAGCTGATTTTGGGCCCTGTGGGGACAGACATCGCGCTGCTCAAGTTAGAGAG GCCAGCTATCATCAATGATCAGGTGCAGACAGTTTGCCTGCCAGAAAAAGACTACATCGTACCAAGTAACACAGAATGTTATGTGACAGGCTGGGGAGAGACGCAAG ACACGGGAGGAGAGGGCATCCTGAAGGAGACCGGGTTCCCGGTCATCGAAAACAAAGTGTGCAACCGCCCAGCATACCTTGCTGGCAGGGTGAAGGACCACGAGATGTGTGCAGGAAACATCGAGGGGGGTACAGACAGCTGTCAG GGAGACAGTGGGGGTCCTCTTGTGTGTTACAGCAAGGACTCATTCGTCCTCCAGGGAGTGACTTCCTGGGGATTGGGCTGTGCAAATCCCATGAAGCCTGGGGTTTATACCAGAGTCTCAAAATTTGTTACCTGGATTGAAGATACGATCAAGAGGAACTGA
- the plg gene encoding plasminogen isoform X2 translates to MAAYKTAVFLCSLLSAVSASVLEAYIKTEGAWIFSLVKNEYSVKTALDCALKCSDESDFTCRSFMYIEKDQECITLPVNSKMELILRRMNIVLYERREYMAECKNGIGSDYRGTISKTLSGKTCQKWESNYPQKPNITPTTHPNSNLEYNFCRNPDGDSNGPWCYTTDPEKRWEHCNIQDCSEECMHCSGEDYRGKTSTTENGYTCQRWDSQKPNAHGYIPEVIPEKFLEENYCRNPDGEPRPWCFTTSPAKRWDYCAIARCGTAPPKIVEELTCATGDGTAYRGNVAVTESGKTCQMWDSQTPHKHSRTPENYPCKGLTLNHCRNPDNERMPWCYTTDPDSRWEYCKVPSCGDVPSPIEPVIAPESDCYEGNGTSYRGVTSETISGKKCQFWTSMQPHTHKKTPQSYPNADLRRNYCRNPDGDRAPWCYTTDPTVRWEFCKVQKCEEKPVVVVQEFGANVPQMPQPTEANQRLPAAEEGCKDGNGQSYRGPASATIMGVTCQAWSSMTPHQHASFTPESHPDKGLESNQCRNPDSDVNGPWCYTTDPNKKWDYCSIPDCASEKCGQPKVKPRRCFGRIVGGCKSTPHSWPWQISLRTSTGLHFCGGTLIKPQWVVTAAHCLERSKNPGAYKVYLGIHTERATEPSKQVLNLEKLILGPVGTDIALLKLERPAIINDQVQTVCLPEKDYIVPSNTECYVTGWGETQDTGGEGILKETGFPVIENKVCNRPAYLAGRVKDHEMCAGNIEGGTDSCQGDSGGPLVCYSKDSFVLQGVTSWGLGCANPMKPGVYTRVSKFVTWIEDTIKRN, encoded by the exons ATGGCAGCATACAAAACAGCCGTTTTTCTCTGCTCACTCTTGTCTGCAG TGTCTGCCAGTGTTTTAGAGGCATACATCAAGACAGAGGGGGCCTGGATTTTTTCACTGGTGAAAAATGAATATTCTGTAAAAACAGCTCTTGACTGTGCACTGAAGTGTAGTGATGAATCAGACTTTACTTGTAG GTCATTTATGTATATTGAGAAGGACCAAGAGTGTATAACACTGCCCGTAAATTCCAAAATGGAACTCATTTTGCGCAGAATGAACATAGTGTTATACGAAAGGAGAG AATATATGGCTGAGTGCAAAAATGGCATCGGATCAGATTACAGAGGGACGATTTCCAAAACACTGTCTGGAAAAACTTGCCAGAAATGGGAGTCGAATTACCCACAAAAGCCCAA TATTACACCGACAACACACCCAAACTCCAACCTGGAGTACAACTTCTGCAGAAACCCTGACGGAGACAGTAATGGTCCTTGGTGCTACACGACGGACCCAGAAAAACGCTGGGAACACTGCAACATTCAGGACTGCAGTG AGGAATGCATGCACTGCAGTGGAGAGGATTACAGAGGGAAGACCTCTACAACTGAGAATGGCTATACCTGCCAACGCTGGGACTCCCAGAAGCCCAATGCTCACGGATACATTCCTGAAGT CATACCGGAGAAGTTCTTGGAGGAGAATTACTGCAGGAACCCAGATGGAGAGCCCCGCCCCTGGTGTTTCACCACCAGCCCCGCCAAGCGCTGGGACTACTGCGCCATCGCTCGCTGCG GCACTGCTCCACCCAAAATAGTAGAGGAGCTCACCTGTGCCACAGGAGACGGAACTGCCTACAGGGGAAACGTCGCTGTGACTGAGTCCGGGAAAACCTGCCAGATGTGGGACAGTCAGACACCCCACAAGCATTCCAGGACCCCGGAGAACTACCCCTGCAA GGGCCTTACACTGAACCACTGCAGAAACCCTGACAACGAGAGAATGCCGTGGTGCTACACCACAGACCCGGATAGCCGGTGGGAGTACTGCAAGGTCCCCAGCTGTGGAGATGTGCCCAGCCCAA TTGAGCCGGTCATCGCCCCGGAGTCAGACTGTTACGAGGGCAATGGGACTTCCTACCGCGGAGTCACGTCTGAGACCATCAGTGGGAAGAAATGCCAGTTCTGGACCTCCATGCAACCCCATACCCACAAAAAGACCCCGCAGAGCTACCCGAATGC GGACCTGAGGAGAAACTACTGTCGCAACCCAGATGGGGATCGCGCCCCCTGGTGTTACACCACCGACCCCACTGTGAGGTGGGAGTTCTGCAAGGTGCAGAAGTGTGAAGAGAAGCCCGTAGTGGTCGTGCAGGAGTTCGGAGCAAATGTACCCCAAATGCCACAGCCCACCGAGGCTAACCAGAGATTGCCGGCGGCTGAGGAAG GCTGTAAGGATGGCAATGGACAAAGTTATAGGGGCCCCGCATCTGCCACCATAATGGGAGTGACATGCCAAGCCTGGAGTTCTATGACCCCCCATCAGCACGCAAGCTTCACCCCAGAGTCACACCCAGACAAAGGCCTAGAATCCAAT CAATGCAGAAACCCCGATAGTGATGTCAATGGACCTTGGTGCTACACGACGGACCCAAACAAAAAGTGGGATTACTGCAGCATTCCAGATTGTG CTAGCGAAAAATGCGGACAACCGAAGGTGAAACCAAGAAGGTGCTTCGGCCGAATCGTCGGCGGCTGCAAGTCCACGCCCCACTCCTGGCCCTGGCAAATCAGCCTCCGCACCAG CACCGGCCTGCATTTCTGTGGAGGAACCCTCATCAAACCTCAGTGGGTCGTTACGGCTGCTCACTGCCTGGAACG GTCAAAGAATCCCGGTGCCTACAAAGTGTACCTTGGAATCCACACAGAAAGAGCAACAGAGCCTTCCAAGCAGGTGCTAAACCTGGAGAAGCTGATTTTGGGCCCTGTGGGGACAGACATCGCGCTGCTCAAGTTAGAGAG GCCAGCTATCATCAATGATCAGGTGCAGACAGTTTGCCTGCCAGAAAAAGACTACATCGTACCAAGTAACACAGAATGTTATGTGACAGGCTGGGGAGAGACGCAAG ACACGGGAGGAGAGGGCATCCTGAAGGAGACCGGGTTCCCGGTCATCGAAAACAAAGTGTGCAACCGCCCAGCATACCTTGCTGGCAGGGTGAAGGACCACGAGATGTGTGCAGGAAACATCGAGGGGGGTACAGACAGCTGTCAG GGAGACAGTGGGGGTCCTCTTGTGTGTTACAGCAAGGACTCATTCGTCCTCCAGGGAGTGACTTCCTGGGGATTGGGCTGTGCAAATCCCATGAAGCCTGGGGTTTATACCAGAGTCTCAAAATTTGTTACCTGGATTGAAGATACGATCAAGAGGAACTGA
- the slc22a2 gene encoding solute carrier family 22 member 2 isoform X2 yields MTTFDDILEEAGKFGRSQKRIFCLLCLVSMPFAGVYVGIVFQGFTPEHWCHDPGMSQISERCGWTPLEARQFSVPRVNVSAGAGHSQCEMYDKDWNNTAFICDDTEDGFSNISDGFPIANCKYGWEYDYGGRKSFVTEFDLVCANDWLVDMFQAAVNAGFLFGSIVVGYLADRFGRKMSFLMSNIFNGVIGILMAISPNYVSLLVFRFLHGLGVKGGWVAGYVLITELVGVEYRRTVGIIYQMFFSIGLLILPLIAYLITDWRWLQVAFSAPYLIFLAYYWFIPESPRWLLSQKNSRQAVKITKKIAKENRRILSNNIETLKDENVEAATASFVDLIRTPKMRKHTFILMFNWFTSAVVYQGLVMRLGIQGGNVYVDFLISAVVEFPAALLILFTIDRIGRRLPFVTANVTSGLACFIVALTPEGMFWFKTAVACVGRLGITMTFELVAFVNTELYPTFIRNLGVSVCSALSDVGGMVAPFLLYRLSGIWLELPLVIFGVVSFIAGILVLMLPETRGLPLPQTIDDIEFPDRQKKSVLTEPQAMNLLDPEAP; encoded by the exons ATGACTACCTTTGATGACATCCTGGAGGAGGCTGGCAAGTTCGGCAGAAGCCAGAAGCGCATATTTTGTCTGCTGTGCCTGGTATCCATGCCCTTCGCTGGGGTCTATGTGGGCATCGTGTTCCAGGGCTTCACGCCAGAGCACTGGTGCCATGACCCAGGCATGAGCCAGATTAGCGAGCGCTGCGGCTGGACTCCGCTGGAAGCTCGCCAGTTTAGCGTGCCCCGGGTCAACGTCTCCGCTGGCGCTGGTCACAGCCAGTGCGAGATGTACGACAAGGATTGGAACAATACCGCCTTTATCTGCGACGACACGGAAGACGGATTCAGTAACATCAGCGATGGCTTCCCCATCGCAAACTGCAAATATGGCTGGGAGTACGACTACGGAGGAAGGAAATCCTTTGTAACTGAG TTTGACCTGGTTTGTGCTAATGACTGGTTGGTAGACATGTTCCAGGCTGCAGTCAATGCTGGTTTCCTGTTTGGCAGCATCGTCGTTGGATATTTGGCTGACAG ATTCGGGCGGAAAATGAGCTTTCTGATGTCCAATATTTTCAATGGGGTCATAGGGATTCTTATGGCAATTTCCCCAAATTACGTATCACTGCTTGTCTTCCGATTCTTGCATGGATTAGGCGTCAAGGGTGGCTGGGTTGCCGGCTATGTTCTGA TCACTGAGCTGGTGGGTGTGGAGTACAGGAGAACAGTGGGTATCATATACCAGATGTTCTTCAGCATCGGACTTCTGATTCTGCCCCTGATTGCCTACCTAATCACCGACTGGCGCTGGCTGCAAGTGGCCTTTTCTGCACCATACCTCATCTTCTTGGCCTATTACTG GTTTATTCCTGAATCACCAAGATGGCTTCTTTCTCAAAAGAACTCAAGACAGGCTGTTAAAATTACTAAGAAGATAGCGAAAGAGAACAGGAGAATCCTTTCCAACAATATAGAG ACTCTGAAAGATGAGAACGTAGAGGCGGCAACAGCATCCTTCGTTGATTTGATCAGAACTCCAAAAATGCGAAAGCATACCTTCATTCTTATGTTCAACTG GTTCACCAGTGCCGTGGTCTACCAAGGACTTGTCATGCGCTTGGGTATTCAAGGTGGGAACGTTTATGTGGATTTCCTGATCTCCGCAGTAGTTGAATTCCCTGCTGCCCTCCTTATTCTCTTCACAATCGACCGCATTGGGCGACGCCTTCCCTTCGTAACGGCTAACGTCACATCTGGGCTAGCTTGCTTTATTGTCGCTCTCACACCAGAAG gaATGTTCTGGTTCAAAACAGCAGTGGCGTGTGTGGGTCGACTGGGCATCACGATGACCTTCGAATTGGTGGCATTTGTGAACACTGAGTTATATCCAACTTTCATCCG GAACCTGggcgtgtctgtgtgctccGCACTGTCCGACGTCGGGGGAATGGTGGCACCGTTCCTGCTCTACAGGCTTTCTGGCATCTGGCTTGAGTTGCCACTTGTTATTTTTG GTGTGGTTTCATTCATTGCTGGGATTCTGGTTCTGATGTTACCTGAAACCAGAGGACTCCCTCTACCGCAAACGATTGATGACATTGAGTTCCCTGACAG GCAGAAAAAAAGCGTCCTGACTGAGCCGCAGGCGATGAACCTCTTAGACCCAGAAG CACCATAA
- the slc22a2 gene encoding solute carrier family 22 member 2 isoform X1 yields the protein MTTFDDILEEAGKFGRSQKRIFCLLCLVSMPFAGVYVGIVFQGFTPEHWCHDPGMSQISERCGWTPLEARQFSVPRVNVSAGAGHSQCEMYDKDWNNTAFICDDTEDGFSNISDGFPIANCKYGWEYDYGGRKSFVTEFDLVCANDWLVDMFQAAVNAGFLFGSIVVGYLADRFGRKMSFLMSNIFNGVIGILMAISPNYVSLLVFRFLHGLGVKGGWVAGYVLITELVGVEYRRTVGIIYQMFFSIGLLILPLIAYLITDWRWLQVAFSAPYLIFLAYYWFIPESPRWLLSQKNSRQAVKITKKIAKENRRILSNNIETLKDENVEAATASFVDLIRTPKMRKHTFILMFNWFTSAVVYQGLVMRLGIQGGNVYVDFLISAVVEFPAALLILFTIDRIGRRLPFVTANVTSGLACFIVALTPEGMFWFKTAVACVGRLGITMTFELVAFVNTELYPTFIRNLGVSVCSALSDVGGMVAPFLLYRLSGIWLELPLVIFGVVSFIAGILVLMLPETRGLPLPQTIDDIEFPDRQKKSVLTEPQAMNLLDPEGAASKGPFVV from the exons ATGACTACCTTTGATGACATCCTGGAGGAGGCTGGCAAGTTCGGCAGAAGCCAGAAGCGCATATTTTGTCTGCTGTGCCTGGTATCCATGCCCTTCGCTGGGGTCTATGTGGGCATCGTGTTCCAGGGCTTCACGCCAGAGCACTGGTGCCATGACCCAGGCATGAGCCAGATTAGCGAGCGCTGCGGCTGGACTCCGCTGGAAGCTCGCCAGTTTAGCGTGCCCCGGGTCAACGTCTCCGCTGGCGCTGGTCACAGCCAGTGCGAGATGTACGACAAGGATTGGAACAATACCGCCTTTATCTGCGACGACACGGAAGACGGATTCAGTAACATCAGCGATGGCTTCCCCATCGCAAACTGCAAATATGGCTGGGAGTACGACTACGGAGGAAGGAAATCCTTTGTAACTGAG TTTGACCTGGTTTGTGCTAATGACTGGTTGGTAGACATGTTCCAGGCTGCAGTCAATGCTGGTTTCCTGTTTGGCAGCATCGTCGTTGGATATTTGGCTGACAG ATTCGGGCGGAAAATGAGCTTTCTGATGTCCAATATTTTCAATGGGGTCATAGGGATTCTTATGGCAATTTCCCCAAATTACGTATCACTGCTTGTCTTCCGATTCTTGCATGGATTAGGCGTCAAGGGTGGCTGGGTTGCCGGCTATGTTCTGA TCACTGAGCTGGTGGGTGTGGAGTACAGGAGAACAGTGGGTATCATATACCAGATGTTCTTCAGCATCGGACTTCTGATTCTGCCCCTGATTGCCTACCTAATCACCGACTGGCGCTGGCTGCAAGTGGCCTTTTCTGCACCATACCTCATCTTCTTGGCCTATTACTG GTTTATTCCTGAATCACCAAGATGGCTTCTTTCTCAAAAGAACTCAAGACAGGCTGTTAAAATTACTAAGAAGATAGCGAAAGAGAACAGGAGAATCCTTTCCAACAATATAGAG ACTCTGAAAGATGAGAACGTAGAGGCGGCAACAGCATCCTTCGTTGATTTGATCAGAACTCCAAAAATGCGAAAGCATACCTTCATTCTTATGTTCAACTG GTTCACCAGTGCCGTGGTCTACCAAGGACTTGTCATGCGCTTGGGTATTCAAGGTGGGAACGTTTATGTGGATTTCCTGATCTCCGCAGTAGTTGAATTCCCTGCTGCCCTCCTTATTCTCTTCACAATCGACCGCATTGGGCGACGCCTTCCCTTCGTAACGGCTAACGTCACATCTGGGCTAGCTTGCTTTATTGTCGCTCTCACACCAGAAG gaATGTTCTGGTTCAAAACAGCAGTGGCGTGTGTGGGTCGACTGGGCATCACGATGACCTTCGAATTGGTGGCATTTGTGAACACTGAGTTATATCCAACTTTCATCCG GAACCTGggcgtgtctgtgtgctccGCACTGTCCGACGTCGGGGGAATGGTGGCACCGTTCCTGCTCTACAGGCTTTCTGGCATCTGGCTTGAGTTGCCACTTGTTATTTTTG GTGTGGTTTCATTCATTGCTGGGATTCTGGTTCTGATGTTACCTGAAACCAGAGGACTCCCTCTACCGCAAACGATTGATGACATTGAGTTCCCTGACAG GCAGAAAAAAAGCGTCCTGACTGAGCCGCAGGCGATGAACCTCTTAGACCCAGAAGGTGCAGCCAGCAAAGGGCCTTTCGTGGTTTGA
- the slc22a2 gene encoding solute carrier family 22 member 2 isoform X3: MTTFDDILEEAGKFGRSQKRIFCLLCLVSMPFAGVYVGIVFQGFTPEHWCHDPGMSQISERCGWTPLEARQFSVPRVNVSAGAGHSQCEMYDKDWNNTAFICDDTEDGFSNISDGFPIANCKYGWEYDYGGRKSFVTEFDLVCANDWLVDMFQAAVNAGFLFGSIVVGYLADRFGRKMSFLMSNIFNGVIGILMAISPNYVSLLVFRFLHGLGVKGGWVAGYVLITELVGVEYRRTVGIIYQMFFSIGLLILPLIAYLITDWRWLQVAFSAPYLIFLAYYWFIPESPRWLLSQKNSRQAVKITKKIAKENRRILSNNIETLKDENVEAATASFVDLIRTPKMRKHTFILMFNWFTSAVVYQGLVMRLGIQGGNVYVDFLISAVVEFPAALLILFTIDRIGRRLPFVTANVTSGLACFIVALTPEGMFWFKTAVACVGRLGITMTFELVAFVNTELYPTFIRSGMCVMVHGHALLLADLCPAGLLGCIP; encoded by the exons ATGACTACCTTTGATGACATCCTGGAGGAGGCTGGCAAGTTCGGCAGAAGCCAGAAGCGCATATTTTGTCTGCTGTGCCTGGTATCCATGCCCTTCGCTGGGGTCTATGTGGGCATCGTGTTCCAGGGCTTCACGCCAGAGCACTGGTGCCATGACCCAGGCATGAGCCAGATTAGCGAGCGCTGCGGCTGGACTCCGCTGGAAGCTCGCCAGTTTAGCGTGCCCCGGGTCAACGTCTCCGCTGGCGCTGGTCACAGCCAGTGCGAGATGTACGACAAGGATTGGAACAATACCGCCTTTATCTGCGACGACACGGAAGACGGATTCAGTAACATCAGCGATGGCTTCCCCATCGCAAACTGCAAATATGGCTGGGAGTACGACTACGGAGGAAGGAAATCCTTTGTAACTGAG TTTGACCTGGTTTGTGCTAATGACTGGTTGGTAGACATGTTCCAGGCTGCAGTCAATGCTGGTTTCCTGTTTGGCAGCATCGTCGTTGGATATTTGGCTGACAG ATTCGGGCGGAAAATGAGCTTTCTGATGTCCAATATTTTCAATGGGGTCATAGGGATTCTTATGGCAATTTCCCCAAATTACGTATCACTGCTTGTCTTCCGATTCTTGCATGGATTAGGCGTCAAGGGTGGCTGGGTTGCCGGCTATGTTCTGA TCACTGAGCTGGTGGGTGTGGAGTACAGGAGAACAGTGGGTATCATATACCAGATGTTCTTCAGCATCGGACTTCTGATTCTGCCCCTGATTGCCTACCTAATCACCGACTGGCGCTGGCTGCAAGTGGCCTTTTCTGCACCATACCTCATCTTCTTGGCCTATTACTG GTTTATTCCTGAATCACCAAGATGGCTTCTTTCTCAAAAGAACTCAAGACAGGCTGTTAAAATTACTAAGAAGATAGCGAAAGAGAACAGGAGAATCCTTTCCAACAATATAGAG ACTCTGAAAGATGAGAACGTAGAGGCGGCAACAGCATCCTTCGTTGATTTGATCAGAACTCCAAAAATGCGAAAGCATACCTTCATTCTTATGTTCAACTG GTTCACCAGTGCCGTGGTCTACCAAGGACTTGTCATGCGCTTGGGTATTCAAGGTGGGAACGTTTATGTGGATTTCCTGATCTCCGCAGTAGTTGAATTCCCTGCTGCCCTCCTTATTCTCTTCACAATCGACCGCATTGGGCGACGCCTTCCCTTCGTAACGGCTAACGTCACATCTGGGCTAGCTTGCTTTATTGTCGCTCTCACACCAGAAG gaATGTTCTGGTTCAAAACAGCAGTGGCGTGTGTGGGTCGACTGGGCATCACGATGACCTTCGAATTGGTGGCATTTGTGAACACTGAGTTATATCCAACTTTCATCCG CTCTGGAATGTGTGTGATGGTTCACGGGCATGCTCTCCTCCTGGCTGACCTTTGTCCTGCCGGTCTTTTGGGCTGCATTCCTTAA